From Argopecten irradians isolate NY chromosome 12, Ai_NY, whole genome shotgun sequence, one genomic window encodes:
- the LOC138336906 gene encoding formylglycine-generating enzyme-like — protein sequence MGPWQTLLCVTILLVLFKINISTETCSKDEDSCQKTDTKSCGCSISRDTSKLSEEQESHGHETDKSKPASTTGSLFRTHGMVKIPGGSFLMGTNDPVFVADGEGPERPVTVNSFYFDKYEVSNAEFELFVHATNYKTEAETFGNSFVMDKFVSEEVMKGISQAVQGAPWWVPVDGADWRHPYGVDSSIDKIMDHPVLHVSWNDAVAYCKWMDKRLPTEAEWEYACRAEKVGRLFPWGNKVNPKDKHWMNIWHGEFPNTNTADDGYETTAPVTAFPEQNKYGLKNIIGNAWEWTSDWWETQHSTDPKDNPTGPLKGTDKVKKGGSFMCHKTYCYRYRCVARSQNTPDSSAVNLGFRCASDKLPKYLQTENP from the exons ATGGGACCGTGGCAGACACTTCTGTGTGTAACGATATTACTCGTCCTTTTTAAGATCAACATTAGCACTGAAACATGTTCAAAAGATGAAGATTCTTGTCAGAAAACTGATACGAAGTCATGTGGATGTTCAATAAGTCGTGACACATCCAAACTATCCGAGGAACAGGAGTCACATGGTCATGAAACCGATAAGTCCAAACCGGCTTCAACGACAGGTTCATTATTTCGGACGCATGGGATGGTTAAAATTCCGGGTGGGTCATTTTTAATGGGAACAAATGATCCTGTATTTGTCGCTGACGGAGAAGGACCGGAAAGACCAGTTACTGTTAACtctttttattttgacaaatacGAGGTTAGCAATGCCGAATTCGAATTATTCGTCCACGCAACGAACTATAAAACTGAG GCAGAGACATTCGGGAACTCTTTTGTCATGGACAAGTTTGTCAGTGAAGAAGTAATGAAGGGGATCAGCCAAGCT GTACAAGGTGCCCCCTGGTGGGTGCCAGTAGATGGCGCCGACTGGAGACATCCGTACGGTGTAGACTCTTCAATAGACAAGAT TATGGACCACCCAGTTCTGCATGTGTCCTGGAATGACGCCGTAGCATACTGTAAATGGATGGACAAGCGTCTACCAACTGAAGCTGAGTGGGAGTACGCCTGTCGTGCAGAAAAAGTTGGCAG ATTATTTCCCTGGGGAAATAAAGTGAACCCCAAAGATAAACACTGGATGAACATTTGGCATGGCGAGTTTCCTAACACCAACACCGCCGACGATGGATACGAAACCACTGCTCCA GTTACAGCTTTCCCTGAACAGAATAAATATGGACTGAAGAACATTATAGGAAACGCCTGGGAGTGGACATCTGATTGGTGGGAAACTCAACACTCGACCGATCCTAAGGATAACCCA ACAGGACCTTTGAAAGGAACTGACAAAGTAAAGAAGGGAGGATCCTTTATGTGTCACAAG ACATATTGCTATAGATACCGTTGTGTCGCAAGGAGTCAGAACACACCAGACAGTTCCGCAGTCAACCTGGGCTTCCGATGTGCTAGTGATAAACTTCCTAAATATCTACAAACTGAAAATCCATAG